In Nicotiana tabacum cultivar K326 chromosome 17, ASM71507v2, whole genome shotgun sequence, one DNA window encodes the following:
- the LOC142171661 gene encoding uncharacterized protein LOC142171661, with translation MLADFVADFSAKVMHEAEKEATRASHVTQDLWVLHNYGASNACGYRLGLVLEIPNGEVVRQSIRCLDMTNNETEYEAVITGLRLALEYGERHLRLRCDSQLVVNQVIGTFQIKEQRLQKYLSQI, from the coding sequence ATGCTCGCTGACTTTGTTGCGGACTTTAGTGCCAAGGTAATGCACGAGGCTGAGAAGGAAGCCACTAGAGCTTCTCACGTGACTCAAGACCTCTGGGTCCTGCATAATTATGGTGCATCCAATGCATGCGGATATAGACTAGGACTCGTGCTCGAAATCCCCAATGGCGAAGTTGTTCGCCAATCTATAAGGTGCCtagatatgactaacaatgagaccGAGTATGAAGCCGTAATTACAGGATTGAGGCTAGCACTCGAATATGGGGAGAGACACCTAAGGCTACGTTGTGACTCCCAACTCGTCGTCAACCAAGTTATTGGGACTTTCCAGATCAAAGAGCAAAGGTTGCAGAAGTACCTGTCTCAGATATGA